In the Eremothecium cymbalariae DBVPG#7215 chromosome 7, complete sequence genome, one interval contains:
- the AIM7 gene encoding Aim7p (similar to Ashbya gossypii AGL031W) — protein MSTLYQIDDNARSVIRKFRLSTSRSETLKSLVLTIKPNPYEVVIDQNTTEEAADAVTTLDELRDVLPDNLPRFVLLAYPILTKDGRKQTLLVMLYWRPPTIVSQELKMVYAAVVELVKSECAPNRYIEVTGDLEDDDEIAELKQQIERAD, from the coding sequence ATGTCGACTCTTTACCAAATTGATGACAATGCACGTAGCGTGATTAGAAAATTTCGACTTTCGACCAGCAGGTCTGAAACATTGAAAAGCTTGGTGCTTACCATCAAGCCAAACCCTTACGAGGTAGTAATTGACCAGAACACAACAGAAGAAGCCGCAGATGCAGTGACTACCCTAGATGAACTTAGAGATGTCCTTCCTGATAATCTACCAAGGTTTGTCCTGTTGGCTTACCCGATCTTGACCAAAGACGGTAGGAAGCAGACCTTGCTAGTTATGTTGTACTGGAGACCGCCCACTATAGTCTCGCAGGAGTTGAAGATGGTTTATGCTGCTGTTGTAGAGTTAGTGAAGAGCGAATGCGCCCCCAACAGATACATAGAAGTTACTGGTGATTTAGAAGACGACGATGAGATCGCTGAACTAAAGCAGCAGATAGAAAGGGCGGACTAG
- the RPS13 gene encoding 40S ribosomal protein uS15 (similar to Ashbya gossypii AGL030W) encodes MGRMHSKGMSSSAIPYSRNAPAWFKGSANSVVEQIIKYARKGLTPSQIGVLLRDAHGVTQAKVVTGNKILRVLKSNGLGPEIPEDLYYLIKKAVAVRKHLERNRKDKDAKFRLILIESRIHRLARYYRTVSVLPPNWKYESATASAMVN; translated from the exons ATGGGTCGTATGCATTCTAAG GGTATGTCTTCCTCTGCTATTCCATACAGCAGAAACGCACCAGCCTGGTTCAAGGGCTCTGCTAACTCTGTTGTTGAGCAAATTATCAAGTACGCCAGAAAGGGTTTGACACCATCTCAAATCGGTGTCTTGTTGAGAGATGCCCACGGTGTTACTCAGGCCAAGGTTGTCACTGGTAACAAGATTCTAAGAGTCTTGAAGTCCAACGGTTTGGGTCCAGAAATCCCAGAGGACTTGTACTACTTGATCAAGAAGGCTGTCGCTGTTAGAAAGCACTTGGAGAGAAACAGAAAGGACAAGGACGCCAAGTTTAGATTGATTTTGATCGAATCTAGAATCCACAGATTGGCCAGGTACTACAGAACTGTCTCTGTCTTGCCACCAAACTGGAAGTACGAGTCTGCAACTGCTTCTGCCATGGTTAACTAG
- the CTF19 gene encoding Ctf19p (similar to Ashbya gossypii AGL029W) → MDFTSDTFPKDSSHRSAAGARGSSSSDSLAADVSSSQNIENNEELEIARLQETKDRLLAHREHLLGQLLKRQKQLVKLQRTSKYQTDEPNREDSSRIQSVFPQDSASLLQLFSKVIPKAISGARQDSSSFRTRSSCKTPSQTEKIDGKSSLEDELASKYDALPLLNQQLRLDTLRRSCPYMMVEEVNLPYTRISYELGPNNSFTLEYELHVDTSTGQLQSLKNIRLPPNIRSKTHTLVEYAESTMNIGYLLFGLSEFSRLCNLRKEVLANMGQAVTGAILNILIVEQTEETIVFEKLFWKFKIEYSVHFDKDMLPLPYSVVLVTLFKNSAKTRDVQPIADALIQEYGVVEGIVQFIKSLYI, encoded by the coding sequence ATGGACTTCACGTCAGATACTTTCCCTAAGGATAGCAGTCATCGCAGTGCAGCAGGTGCTAGAGGCTCGTCGTCTTCAGACTCGTTAGCAGCGGACGTTAGCAGCAGCCAAAACATAGAAAACAATGAGGAACTGGAGATTGCAAGATTGCAAGAGACCAAGGACAGGTTGTTAGCACATAGAGAACACCTTCTAGGGCAGCTTTTGAAACGGCAGAAACAATTGGTTAAGCTTCAAAGAACGTCCAAGTATCAGACAGATGAACCAAATAGGGAAGACTCTTCCCGCATTCAATCTGTCTTCCCTCAAGACTCTGCCTCTTTGCTTCAATTATTTTCCAAAGTTATTCCAAAGGCAATTTCAGGTGCTCGACAAGATAGTTCTTCATTTAGAACACGTTCAAGCTGCAAAACTCCATCTCAGACTGAAAAGATCGATGGTAAATCTTCTTTGGAGGATGAACTTGCTTCCAAATATGATGCGCTTCCGTTGCTAAACCAACAGCTCCGCTTGGATACATTGAGGCGGTCGTGCCCATATATGATGGTCGAAGAGGTAAATCTACCGTATACTAGAATATCGTATGAATTAGGGCCGAATAATTCATTTACGTTGGAATACGAATTACATGTGGATACGTCAACTGGGCAGTTGCAgtctttgaagaatatcAGACTGCCTCCTAACATTCGGTCGAAAACCCACACTTTGGTAGAATATGCTGAAAGTACAATGAATATTGGATACTTGCTCTTTGGCTTGAGTGAGTTTTCTAGACTCTGCAATCTACGAAAAGAGGTCCTCGCTAATATGGGACAAGCTGTGACAGGGGCTATCCTAAATATACTCATCGTAGAGCaaacagaagaaacaattgtttttgaaaagttattcTGGAAGTTCAAGATTGAGTATTCTGTGCATTTTGATAAGGACATGCTACCATTACCTTATTCTGTTGTATTGGTAACATTGTTTAAGAATAGCGCTAAAACTAGAGACGTTCAGCCCATCGCAGACGCGCTTATCCAGGAATATGGAGTTGTTGAAGGGATAGTACAATTCATTAAAtcattgtatatatag
- the IES1 gene encoding Ies1p (similar to Ashbya gossypii AGL028C), whose translation MSNGRVYDPIHDVFQVQRPQESVPPVLSQSGGGSPEQVRVEREREQDDESTQSDELLQPVGYRGISSKPVLSTPTKKKGKEPSRYTRHLKKHDGEQFTRKDIQFAFLFDLLSDKRQIFKNTFQGTFSISPTAVAGGGGGATSSSSSSSSPSSSSASPSSSASSQQQEQERAEEDRKQRGGVGNTGLLNVTDVNYNARSFIGNEKLTFSQLYVLTIASSKKCSKILRDKLLFDHQVAFSTCVLSLLVNFGRLNTTVNFFPEMTSQLRTFHSIPCLQHQTRDPKSLQDTPRIKSILKTIPTGQEPLKLSLWYSSSERQFQVNLVNLLFTICDNPQIVNERLVFPYVAADTTLFEIFDSPKFLPTDRAAFFLWLAYIHLETRLTSTEIKQSLRMFGVDEKFPMRIATEEYDKDTEPELIFGEHQNQRRLRFLKKHPRKAVAEGQSQQPQANSQQQDPQQHMKGDRDNKYGDIEEDGVPLTASAHEEIEADSDMTTKANAKASTKGTKMRPRTRVKVIHQEAQQDASSGSHSEPVHHEQTQEEDPNTWAQEVDEMIEIESKFNVTPNLTHLEAQALLLKAQEIARKKRQELGLMKAFDEYEDVTLATVIGVRGKKRKKFNDGVLGYETDYMNYMNTAKKLFLKKLDEPLLKENFCL comes from the coding sequence ATGTCCAACGGTAGGGTTTATGATCCCATACATGATGTGTTTCAGGTGCAGAGGCCACAGGAGTCGGTTCCTCCAGTTTTATCTCAGTCGGGTGGGGGTTCTCCTGAACAGGTGCGGGTGGAGCGGGAGCGGGAGCAAGATGATGAGTCTACTCAATCGGACGAGCTTCTGCAGCCTGTAGGGTATCGTGGTATTTCGTCGAAGCCTGTTCTCAGTACGCctacaaagaagaagggcAAGGAGCCCAGTAGATATACGCGgcatttgaagaagcatgACGGGGAGCAGTTTACTAGGAAAGACATACAGTTtgcatttttgtttgatttgcTTTCTGATAAGCGACAGATTTTTAAGAATACTTTTCAAGGGACATTTTCTATTTCTCCGACGGCGGTAGCGGGaggaggtggtggtgctacgtcgtcatcatcgtcgtcatcttcgccgtcatcatcttctgcaTCACCATCGTCATCGGCATCttcgcagcagcaggagcaggagCGGGCGGAGGAGGATCGAAAGCAGCGCGGAGGTGTGGGAAATACAGGGTTGTTAAATGTGACTGATGTCAACTATAATGCTCGCAGTTTTATTGGCAATGAAAAGTTGACTTTTTCGCAACTCTACGTGTTAACCATTGCATCATCGAAAAAGTGTTCTAAGATACTAAGGGATAAGTTACTCTTTGACCATCAAGTTGCGTTTTCTACCTGTGTTCTGTCGTTACTTGTAAACTTTGGAAGGCTTAACACGACGGTAAATTTTTTCCCTGAAATGACTTCACAATTGCGGACGTTCCATTCAATTCCATGTTTACAGCACCAAACAAGGGATCCGAAATCTCTTCAGGATACTCCACGTATCAAGTCAATTTTAAAGACCATTCCAACCGGCCAGGAACCGTTGAAATTATCTTTGTGGTATTCGTCTTCGGAACGGCAATTCCAGGTGAATCTCGtgaatttattatttacaaTTTGTGATAATCCGCAGATTGTCAATGAACGGCTGGTGTTTCCATATGTGGCAGCAGACACAActttatttgaaatctttgatTCTCCTAAATTCCTGCCAACAGATAGGGCGGCGTTCTTTTTATGGTTGGCGTATATACATTTGGAAACAAGGTTAACATCTACGGAGATCAAGCAGTCTCTAAGGATGTTTGGGGTTGATGAAAAGTTTCCTATGAGAATAGCCACAGAGGAGTATGATAAAGATACCGAACCGGAGCTTATATTCGGAGAGCACCAGAACCAGCGGCGGCTAAGGtttctgaagaaacatCCCAGAAAAGCAGTTGCGGAGGGTCAGTCCCAGCAGCCCCAAGCTAATTCGCAACAGCAAGATCCACAACAGCATATGAAGGGTGATAGGGATAATAAATATGGGGATATTGAAGAGGACGGTGTGCCGCTGACTGCTTCAGCTCATGAGGAAATAGAAGCTGATTCAGATATGACTACAAAGGCCAACGCTAAAGCTTCCACCAAGGGTACCAAGATGAGGCCTAGAACCAGGGTAAAAGTTATTCATCAAGAGGCGCAGCAGGATGCATCCAGCGGTTCTCATAGCGAACCAGTACATCACGAGCAAACACAGGAGGAGGATCCCAATACTTGGGCACAAGAAGTTGACGAGATGATTGAGATTGAATCAAAGTTTAATGTGACTCCGAATTTGACACATTTAGAGGCCCAGGCTCTACTTTTGAAAGCCCAAGAAATCGCTAGGAAAAAACGACAGGAGCTTGGTTTGATGAAGGCGTTTGACGAGTACGAAGATGTCACACTAGCTACCGTTATTGGTGTGCGTGgtaagaaaagaaagaagttCAATGACGGTGTGTTAGGATATGAAACAGATTATATGAACTATATGAACACCGCGAAAAAATTGTTCTTAAAGAAACTAGACGAGCCACTGCTCAAAGAAAATTTCTGTTTGTAG
- a CDS encoding uncharacterized protein (no homolog in Ashbya gossypii) — MFPHQKPHVHHGPVVSNPIPIYPTYTYLGDSRFTAMLVHGSPQWGHTACGPRKYFSFVQCLVYANDQSVYETIKYYVRIRLVRRPQVSSRARQSCFSLFRLCKNRRMSRWAGISWRFDAV; from the coding sequence ATGTTCCCGCACCAGAAACCACACGTACACCACGGCCCCGTTGTTTCAAACCCCATCCCAATATACCCAACATATACGTATCTTGGAGACTCACGCTTCACCGCAATGTTGGTTCACGGGTCACCACAATGGGGCCATACTGCTTGCGGGCCaagaaaatatttctccttTGTACAGTGTTTAGTATACGCGAATGATCAATCCGTGTACGAAACCATAAAATATTATGTAAGGATCAGACTGGTTCGCAGACCTCAGGTATCATCGAGAGCAAGACAGTCATGTTTTTCTCTGTTCCGCTTGTGCAAAAATAGACGCATGTCGCGGTGGGCGGGGATTTCTTGGCGTTTTGATGCTGTCTAA
- a CDS encoding uncharacterized protein (similar to Ashbya gossypii AGL026W), whose protein sequence is MDLSGNKREEQSSIDKSKAVATYIEDVVQVQEPGSSSLQSFGSDERMGEKIGPQEGVGVDEFGRTSIFVTRRDIPESLAHLTSQELETLSLKTKRRLDLRILIMLTWIYICNHLDRTNIASAKFGGLEEDLGLNSIKYQTVVSVLFIGYTTFQIPSNIVLNRCGRPAMFISVLMSCWGIVSTCCGAVRSFPELVVVRILIGSIESGFFVCCLYYLSCWYTRKELAARNAILFSGSLLSGAFSGLLSAGIIKGMDDVLGLRAWRWCFILEGLLTVVTVPLSYIILPDNPSNTKFLSQMEKDMVMWKLKMDVGESDNDKEVLKEHNSYKFAIKLAFSDLKVWGIAFTVSLLVAASGVQNFFPSVVGTLNYGRITTLWLTAPPFFIAVVSTFTWAWHSDRTQERFWHALAPIPIAILTFVVAAASTNTAARYFAMCLMPASIYSSYIIVISWMSIIVPRPPLKRAVALATMNTVANIMLIWNGYLYPHSSAPRYLMAMTFNVAAVSGAAVLACLLRLRLIYLNKEIANGTMDWYKELGNDGSNVHKDFRFML, encoded by the coding sequence ATGGATCTAAGTGGTAATAAGAGGGAAGAGCAGAGCTCGATTGACAAGTCCAAAGCGGTAGCGACGTATATTGAGGATGTTGTTCAGGTTCAGGAACCGGGATCTTCCAGTTTGCAATCTTTTGGATCAGATGAGCGGATGGGGGAGAAGATTGGGCCGCAGGAAGGGGTTGGTGTGGATGAGTTCGGCAGAACGTCTATTTTTGTAACTCGGCGCGACATTCCGGAATCCTTGGCGCATTTGACTTCGCAGGAGCTCGAGACGTTGTCGCTTAAGACAAAGCGCAGGCTTGATTTACGGATTTTAATCATGTTAACATggatttatatatgtaatcATTTGGATAGGACTAATATTGCGTCTGCGAAGTTCGGAGGGcttgaagaagatttaGGGTTGAATTCTATCAAGTATCAGACGGTGGTGTCGGTGTTGTTCATTGGGTATACTACTTTTCAGATACCATCTAATATTGTATTGAATAGATGTGGGCGGCCTGCTATGTTTATTAGTGTTCTTATGAGTTGTTGGGGGATTGTTTCTACATGTTGTGGGGCTGTTCGGTCTTTTCCGGAGCTGGTTGTTGTGCGGATTCTTATAGGGTCAATTGAATCGGGGTTCTTTGTGTGTTGCTTATATTACTTATCTTGTTGGTATACACGGAAGGAATTAGCAGCTAGAAATGCGATATTGTTCAGTGGGTCGTTGCTTAGTGGGGCATTTTCTGGGTTACTTTCTGCAGGGATCATTAAGGGCATGGATGATGTTTTAGGGTTGCGTGCTTGGAGATGGTGTTTTATTCTTGAAGGTCTGTTAACTGTTGTTACGGTGCCGCTTTCGTATATTATTTTGCCTGATAATCCTTCGAACACCAAGTTCTTGAGTCAGATGGAGAAGGACATGGTGATGTGGAAGTTGAAAATGGATGTCGGTGAGAGTGACAATGACAAGGAGGTTTTGAAGGAGCATAATTCTTATAAATTTGCAATTAAACTGGCGTTTTCGGACTTGAAAGTATGGGGGATCGCATTCACTGTGAGTTTATTGGTTGCAGCGTCAGGGGTTCAAAACTTCTTCCCATCTGTTGTTGGAACATTGAACTATGGAAGGATCACCACCTTGTGGTTGACTGCTCCCCCATTTTTCATTGCTGTGGTTAGTACATTTACGTGGGCATGGCACTCTGACAGGACTCAGGAAAGATTTTGGCATGCGCTGGCGCCAATACCAATTGCGATCCTGACTTTTGTTGTGGCTGCAGCTTCTACTAATACTGCAGCGCGGTATTTTGCAATGTGTTTAATGCCTGCTAGTATTTATTCAAGTTACATTATTGTGATATCGTGGATGTCGATCATAGTACCTAGGCCGCCTTTGAAACGTGCTGTCGCGCTGGCTACGATGAACACCGTTGCTAATATAATGTTAATATGGAACGGTTACTTGTATCCACACTCGTCGGCACCAAGATACCTCATGGCGATGACGTTtaatgttgctgctgtatCAGGTGCTGCTGTTCTAGCGTGTCTGTTGCGTCTCCGCCTCATCTATCTGAATAAGGAAATCGCTAATGGAACGATGGATTGGTACAAGGAATTAGGAAATGATGGGTCTAACGTACATAAGGATTTCAGATTCATGCTTTag
- the WWM1 gene encoding Wwm1p (similar to Ashbya gossypii AGL025C) has product MPPQSRNIVPNVPDGWKGVFDEEYQTWFFVDLKTRNSQWEAPAGTTWPGINNQERSKEHDPPPLYEQVVSQTPGGQQPAPAGPVGIGYVPQQQTFGAQQPIAGGQPVYGAQPSYGQQPMYPQQQQQPMYMQQQQQTGRKSGMGSTAAGAMIGAGTGLVAGSLLTSAMMPSYSDSSYIDGYEQGYHDRGGDVGGGDVGGGDVGGGGFGGGGDFGGDFGGF; this is encoded by the coding sequence atgcCGCCTCAATCTCGAAACATAGTACCTAATGTTCCAGATGGATGGAAGGGtgtatttgatgaagaatatcAAACATGGTTCTTTGTCGACTTGAAGACTCGTAATTCACAGTGGGAAGCACCCGCAGGGACAACATGGCCTGGAATAAACAATCAAGAGAGATCCAAGGAGCATGATCCACCTCCTTTATATGAGCAAGTTGTATCGCAGACTCCAGGGGGGCAGCAACCTGCGCCGGCAGGCCCTGTGGGAATTGGTTATGTGCCTCAGCAGCAAACGTTTGGAGCTCAGCAGCCTATTGCGGGTGGGCAGCCGGTATATGGAGCTCAACCGTCTTATGGTCAACAGCCTATGTATCctcaacagcaacagcaaccaATGTAcatgcagcagcagcagcaaaccGGGCGTAAATCAGGTATGGGGTCTACGGCAGCGGGTGCTATGATTGGTGCAGGTACAGGTTTGGTTGCGGGATCATTGTTGACAAGCGCAATGATGCCCAGTTATTCTGATTCCTCCTATATAGACGGGTATGAGCAAGGGTACCATGATAGAGGTGGTGACGTTGGAGGTGGTGACGTTGGCGGTGGTGACGTTGGAGGTGGTGGCTTTGGAGGCGGTGGTGATTTCGGTGGTGATTTCGGTGGTTTTTAA